The window TGAAGGCGGAGGTAAGTTATGGAAGTAACTGGTATGAAGCGAAATAGGCTCCCCGCAGCCTGGTGTTATCCGGTATAATGGGATAGAGGTGAGCCATAATGCCGGAATTACCGGAAGTCGAAACAGTCAGAAGAACCCTTAACGATTTAATTACAGGCAAGCAGATAGAGCACGTCACCGTCCGGCTGCCGCGGATTATTCAGCGTCCGGACGATATACAGGCTTTTGCCAATATGCTGGCGGGCCAAAGCATTGTTACGGTTGAGCGCAGAGGCAAGTTTTTGCGGTTTGTGCTGGATGGGCTGGTGATGGTCTCCCATTTACGGATGGAAGGCCGCTACGGGCTCTTTCAAAAGGACGATCCGCTGGACAAGCATACGCATGTCATTTTCCATTTTACCGACGGTACTGAGCTCCGTTACACGGATGTACGCCAATTCGGTACGATGCATTTGTTTCAGCCGGGTGAGGATTTGCTGCTCAAACCGCTGAACAAGCTGGGGCAGGAGCCCTTGGATGCTTCATTTACCCTGGAACGGTTCAAGGAAATCGTCGCAGGCCGGAGCACCAAAATCAAGCCGCTGCTGTTAAATCAGGAATATGTGGTCGGCATCGGTAATATTTATGTAGATGAGTCCTTGCACCGCGCGGGAATTCATCCGGAGGAGACAGCGAAGTCGCTGTC of the Paenibacillus pedocola genome contains:
- the mutM gene encoding DNA-formamidopyrimidine glycosylase; translated protein: MPELPEVETVRRTLNDLITGKQIEHVTVRLPRIIQRPDDIQAFANMLAGQSIVTVERRGKFLRFVLDGLVMVSHLRMEGRYGLFQKDDPLDKHTHVIFHFTDGTELRYTDVRQFGTMHLFQPGEDLLLKPLNKLGQEPLDASFTLERFKEIVAGRSTKIKPLLLNQEYVVGIGNIYVDESLHRAGIHPEETAKSLSDEQLGRLHNAIVATLTDAVNAGGSSVKSYVNGQGESGSYQQQHLIYGRKDQPCSTCGTLIEKSVVGGRGTHICPNCQPLSVFVNKN